A single region of the Salvia miltiorrhiza cultivar Shanhuang (shh) chromosome 8, IMPLAD_Smil_shh, whole genome shotgun sequence genome encodes:
- the LOC130999417 gene encoding putative pentatricopeptide repeat-containing protein At1g12700, mitochondrial yields MRSNHAAMFLGRILSNSSPKFSTFAIPSPHYQSFLVPSFHFDNASCQMRRHFSAYPRFDFGSIREPNNAVALFREMVRTQPLPYVSVFSKLLSTVVKMEQYSLALHLIDEMLQRDVPVDHYILNIAIDCYCRQKRPDFGFAILGIFFKRGYDPDVVTFNTLIKGLLLVGRIPEATKVLWKLVVYQLCEPNEQTHSTMINGICKAVGTLHALELLCLLEKEKGICKPNLYSYNAVIDGLCKEGKVDDALQLFSSLGDKGISPNVMTYNSIIEGLCKMKRMDEAEDLLKKMIADKVCPNVVTCNIFVDAWCRDGKVEEAEHMLVAMKDIDLKPDIAIYNALINGYCMQGKMDEARRIFLLAMNSGIKPDIISYNSLMNGYCKKGQIDEVSRLFFIIPYKRLKHNVVSYTIMLEALFREGKCEDGVKLFKEMEALQVSPNIKTYTILIDGLCHDNKVTQAKDLFNELPSKGMQPNAVTYTVLIGALCQDGQIEEAKDLIMEMANNGCLPDCVTYNVFVQGLLKRNKIHDAMPILEEMNARGFTLDETTFSMLIEPVVREGRDSVLFDKIKKLVPKDLFSR; encoded by the coding sequence ATGAGGTCAAACCACGCCGCCATGTTTCTGGGTAGAATTTTGTCAAATTCTTCACCTAAATTCTCCACTTTTGCCATCCCTTCTCCACATTATCAATCATTTCTTGTACCCAGTTTTCATTTTGATAATGCCAGCTGCCAAATGAGGAGACACTTCTCCGCCTATCCCAGATTCGATTTTGGATCTATACGTGAGCCCAACAATGCCGTCGCTCTATTTCGGGAAATGGTGAGGACGCAGCCGCTCCCTTATGTTTCTGTTTTCAGTAAATTGTTGAGTACTGTGGTGAAGATGGAACAATACTCTCTTGCCCTTCATCTGATCGACGAAATGCTTCAAAGGGATGTTCCTGTAGATCACTACATATTGAATATTGCGATTGATTGCTACTGCCGACAGAAAAGACCTGATTTTGGGTTTGCGATCTTAGGCATTTTTTTCAAGCGTGGGTACGATCCTGATGTTGTAACCTTTAACACTCTCATTAAAGGGTTATTGTTGGTTGGAAGGATCCCAGAGGCAACTAAAGTGTTGTGGAAGCTGGTGGTCTACCAATTATGCGAGCCCAATGAACAGACGCATAGTACTATGATTAATGGGATATGCAAAGCTGTAGGTACTCTCCATGCGCTGGAATTGCTCTGTttattggaaaaagaaaagggaatcTGCAAACCCAATCTCTATTCTTACAATGCAGTCATTGATGGTCTATGCAAGGAAGGAAAGGTGGACGATGCTCTCCAACTCTTCTCCTCTTTGGGTGATAAGGGCATTTCACCCAATGTTATGACATATAATTCAATAATTGAGGGGTTGTGCAAGATGAAAAGAATGGACGAGGCCGAAGACTTGTTAAAGAAGATGATAGCTGACAAGGTCTGCCCAAATGTGGTGACGTGTAATATCTTTGTGGATGCTTGGTGCAGAGATGGAAAGGTGGAAGAGGCCGAGCATATGTTGGTAGCTATGAAGGACATTGATCTTAAACCTGATATTGCTATTTACAATGCATTGATAAATGGGTACTGTATGCAAGGAAAAATGGACGAAGCTAGACGCATTTTTCTATTGGCAATGAATTCGGGAATCAAGCCCGATATCATAAGCTACAATAGCTTGATGAACGGGTATTGCAAAAAGGGGCAAATCGATGAAGTTTCACGTCTTTTTTTCATAATTCCCTACAAAAGGTTAAAGCACAATGTGGTTTCTTATACCATAATGCTAGAGGCCTTATTTCGTGAAGGCAAATGTGAAGACGGCGTGAAGCTTTTCAAAGAGATGGAAGCTCTACAAGTGTCTCCGAATATAAAGACTTATACTATCCTTATTGATGGATTATGCCATGATAATAAAGTGACACAAGCAAAGGATCTATTCAACGAGCTTCCATCCAAAGGTATGCAGCCTAATGCCGTAACATATACAGTCCTTATCGGTGCACTTTGCCAAGATGGGCAAATAGAGGAGGCTAAGGATTTGATAATGGAAATGGCTAACAACGGTTGCTTGCCTGATTGTGTGACATACAATGTTTTTGTTCAAGGTCTTCTCAAAAGGAACAAGATACATGATGCAATGCCAATTTTGGAAGAGATGAATGCAAGGGGTTTCACACTTGATGAGACTACTTTTTCGATGTTGATTGAACCTGTGGTAAGGGAAGGTAGAGATAGTGTTCTATTTGATAAGATTAAGAAACTTGTACCAAAGGACCTCTTTTCTAGATAG